TCTCAGCATTAGCTACACAATAGAAAAGTAGATATCCACAGCACTTTCTATTAATTCAATCTTTATTTCAGACTGAAATAAAGATTGAATTAATAGAAAGTGCTGTGGACATCTACTTTTCTATTGTACATGATTTGGGGAGTTTGACAGAGCCCCTGTCTACATCAGCACTGACACGACTCAGGACTGCTGCTGTTCAGGTTTTTGTGATACAGCATTAGAAACACAACCGGTCTCGGCTTTAGCTACACAACCGGTCTCGGCTTTAGCTACACAACCGGTCTCGGCTTTAGCTACACAACCGGTCTCGGCTTTAGCTACACAACCGGTCTTGGCTTTAGCTACACAACCAGTCTTGGCTTTAGCTACACAACCGGTCTTGGCTTTAGCTACACAACCGGTCTCAGCTTTAGTTACACAACCGGTCTCAGCTTTAGCTACACAACCGGTCTCGGCTTTAGCTACACAACCGGTCTCAGCTTCAGCTACACAACCGGTCTCAGCATTAGCTACACAACCGGTCTCAGCATTAGCAACACAACCTGTCTCAGCATTAGCTACacaagtgtttctcaaccacggcccttaaatacccccaacaggcctggttttcattatagctgaaccagtgcacatgtgAAGCAATCCGCTGATCAGtgaccaacctgctctcatccatcagctgattatttcacctgtgctctagttcagctataatgaaaaccaggactgttgggggtactttaggactgtggttgagaaacactgagctACACAACCGGTCTCAGCATTAGCTACACAACCGGTCTCAAGTCCATATGAACATAACACACACAGTAAGGGAAGTAAAGTCCTGGAAGTATCAATCACTTCTCTATATTATAAAAAGTCAGGGAGGAAAGGTTTTTCTAAGCTTGAAATGTTATATTATATGGAATGTTTAGTAACTGCATAAGGACTAGAAAGTACCTTTAATTAAAACACACTGTTGTCTTTTCTTTACGGGaaggaaacccaaatttgttctttcatgattcagatagagaatacaaattaaaaaaactactttccaatttacttctattatcaaatttgctttgttctcatgttattatttatggaagagatatctagataggtagggtacacatgtctgcagcactacatgacaggaaatagtgctgccatctagtgctcttattaatgtataacattgttgcaaaactgctgccagatagtgcttcagaaacgtgcacgctcctgaactaaccttcctgctcttcaacaaaggataactagaaaatgaagaatattgataatagaagtaaattggcaagttgtataaattgtatgttctatgagaATCATTAAAGCAAagatgttttgtgtccctttagccCAGATTCTGTtcaatcttaaaggaacatgaaacccaaatttgtatctttcatgattcagatagaacatacatagggacattcatgtccctttaagcactgctgtTTTCAAATTAGTTAATACACtccaacaattattattattaattgtaaaTCCCTATTAAATTTCCACTGGGTGCAAGAGTGGGGTTACTGGTTCATGGTAGAAAGAAATTCAGATAAAACACAGACTAAACATACAAATGAATTCAGAAGAAGAAGGTGAGTTgtacaaagagcttacagtctacagaacAATCGTTTTATATAGTCTGGTTATGCATAATGTGGCCCAGTTCTAACTTGGTTTATCTTATTAAAATAAAGCTGTGCTGCCTCCCATCCTGTAAGATCTCTCTTTATAAAGAAgatactaaactaaataaaatcatacCTGTGACAGAGCAGTCAGTAAACAACCTCTTGCATGGCTAGGTTTTCACCATTTAACAAAATGTATTCCTGGCAagtatcatatatttatattatacatttgtttttaccaCTAGAGACTCATGGCCAATAATGATACAGAGAAACCAAATAACCAAGAAAACATAGAGAGAGATTTTGAAGATTTACCACATTCCATAAAGAAAATAGAAACTGAAGGAAATGCTGAAGGAAATGCTGAAGAACCGGAAAGCCAAAGTGTACAACTAAGTGAGAAACCTGAGCAAATGTGTGGTATTTCAGAAGAGGAATCAGAAACGCTACAAAATTATGAAGATGTACCCCAGGGGAATGAGAGTATACCCCTAAAGTGTGAAAGTGTACCCCAGGCGTGTGAGAGTGTACCCCAGAGGTGTGAGAGTGTACCCCAGACATGTGAGTGTGTACCCCAGACATGTGAGAATGTACCCCAGATGTGTGAGAGTGTACCCCAGAGGTGTGAGAGTGTAGCCCAGACATGTGAGAAAAAGGAGGAAATCACAGAAAAAGAATCAAACAAAGAAGAAAACACTAACATCAATCAGACAACATTGGATTCTACAGAACAAAATGAAGACAAGAAACCAGTTGAGAAGATAGGCAAACTAAATATACCAAAGAAATTAGTGGTTGACACAAGTTTTATGAAGACAAATGCAAGGCCTTCAGGAAACCAAACCAATTTAGACAGAACTTTGCAGAATATCCGTACAAACAACCAGGAAGTTAAAgaagtaaatttaaacaacattgagAATATTCCTAAAGAAATGCTGGTGGATTTTGTTAATGCTTTGAAGAAAAATAAACATGTGAAAACATTTAGTATGGCAAACGTTGGAGCTGATGAAAATGTGGCGTTTACACTGGCTAACATGTTGCGGGAAAACAGAAGTATCACCACGTTAAATATTGAGTCAAACTTTATCACCGGCAAAGGGATACTAGCCATCATTAGATGTTTGCAATTTAACGAGACTTTAACTGAGCTAAGATTCCACAACCAAAGACATATGTTGGGTCATCATGCAGAAATGGAGATATCGAGACTGCTGAAAGCAAATAACACCTTGCTGAAAATGGGCTATCATTTTGAGCTTCCAGGCCCCCGGATGGTCGTTACTAACTTACTGAGCAGAAATTTAGACAAACAAAGGCAAAAGAGGAAAGAGGAGCATAAACAGCAACATATAAAAGAAGAGGAGGAGACCATAATGATGCTTGAGAATGGCTTAGGGATGGGCATTCCTCCTGAACTTTGGGCGATGTTGGGTAGACCTCTCCCTAACCCAAAAATGGAAACGATTCCCGAAGAGCCCTCAATCCCCAAGTTAAAAAGTATCAAAAAGAGACAAATTACAGAGAACCCCACACAGGTTTTATTAAATGAAACTGTTTCCCCACCACCCTTCCAAGAAGTGAAGCTGAAGAGATTTCAACCAAAGTCTACTGCCCAAAAACTAATGGAGCAAACTGATAAAACCAGCCTCAGAGACATGATACAACTTAAGAGGACAAGACCCAAAACAAACACATCAGAAAGCTCAGTGCTATCAGAGAAAACCAATCTGAAGGACGTGATAAAGACCCTAAAACCCGTGCCTAGGAGCCGACCACCACCCCTTGTTCAGCTCACACCCAGAGATGAACTTTTAAAAGATATTCGTCACAGCAACGTGGCTTATCTTAAAGCGGTAAGAATGGATTATGGGACTGTATTCTAAAATCTActtggttctcttggtaccttttccATGGAGTATACCGAGGAAGGCTGAGGAgccatgagcactatatggcagaagtgtttgagaatttaaaagtgtataatattgttaaaaacactGCTACTAAACGCTGCTAATAATGTgttcaagacacgtgcacgctcttgaaCCTACCAAGGTacgctcttcatcaaaggataccaagagaataatttaataatggaattaaattagaacattttttttaaattgtatttattgcaTTGTGCGTCAAAACCAGAACAGATAATATTTACTTTTAAGGGATTTAAGTGACATGGGTATCTCTTGTTTTCATGTGCCTCCTTTCTctaaaagcatactgaggtagggtcTGTCACATGCACATGTTGTAAGCACTGTGTGTATAACATCGCTGCCATACAATGTTCAAGAAACATGAGCAGtctggagcctacctaggtattctctctTGTAAAACGCCAATAGAAAGATACAAATTTGTtgtcaatttgattttttttttacattgggtaataaagggattatctatctttttaatcaataacaatagttaaagggacgctgaatccaaattttttctttcatagttcagatagagcatgaaattttaagcaactttctaatttactcctattatcaaattttcttcattctcttcgtatcttgatttgaaatacaagaatgtaagtttagatgccggctcatttttggtgaacaaccttggctgttcttgcggattggtggataaattcatccaccaataaaaaaatgctattcagagttctgaactaataaaaaagcttagatgccttctttttcaaataaagatagcaagagaacaaagaaaaatgaataacaggagtaaattagaaagttgcttaaaattgca
The nucleotide sequence above comes from Bombina bombina isolate aBomBom1 chromosome 7, aBomBom1.pri, whole genome shotgun sequence. Encoded proteins:
- the LMOD3 gene encoding leiomodin-3 isoform X1; translation: MVECSHRGSSSALCPFYLCYSLIEFTMSQYSQDSDTEELFEDIDEDEILANLSPEELKELQSEIEVLAPDPRVPVGMIQKDQTGKTPTGQYDHRSLIDYLHWEKESKRMLEEERVPVTLLPSERLMANNDTEKPNNQENIERDFEDLPHSIKKIETEGNAEGNAEEPESQSVQLSEKPEQMCGISEEESETLQNYEDVPQGNESIPLKCESVPQACESVPQRCESVPQTCECVPQTCENVPQMCESVPQRCESVAQTCEKKEEITEKESNKEENTNINQTTLDSTEQNEDKKPVEKIGKLNIPKKLVVDTSFMKTNARPSGNQTNLDRTLQNIRTNNQEVKEVNLNNIENIPKEMLVDFVNALKKNKHVKTFSMANVGADENVAFTLANMLRENRSITTLNIESNFITGKGILAIIRCLQFNETLTELRFHNQRHMLGHHAEMEISRLLKANNTLLKMGYHFELPGPRMVVTNLLSRNLDKQRQKRKEEHKQQHIKEEEETIMMLENGLGMGIPPELWAMLGRPLPNPKMETIPEEPSIPKLKSIKKRQITENPTQVLLNETVSPPPFQEVKLKRFQPKSTAQKLMEQTDKTSLRDMIQLKRTRPKTNTSESSVLSEKTNLKDVIKTLKPVPRSRPPPLVQLTPRDELLKDIRHSNVAYLKADVEQTSGTLKKEHDCQKLKFST
- the LMOD3 gene encoding leiomodin-3 isoform X2, coding for MVECSHRGSSSALCPFYLCYSLIEFTMSQYSQDSDTEELFEDIDEDEILANLSPEELKELQSEIEVLAPDPRVPVGMIQKDQTGKTPTGQYDHRSLIDYLHWEKESKRMLEEERVPVTLLPSERLMANNDTEKPNNQENIERDFEDLPHSIKKIETEGNAEGNAEEPESQSVQLSEKPEQMCGISEEESETLQNYEDVPQGNESIPLKCESVPQACESVPQRCESVPQTCECVPQTCENVPQMCESVPQRCESVAQTCEKKEEITEKESNKEENTNINQTTLDSTEQNEDKKPVEKIGKLNIPKKLVVDTSFMKTNARPSGNQTNLDRTLQNIRTNNQEVKEVNLNNIENIPKEMLVDFVNALKKNKHVKTFSMANVGADENVAFTLANMLRENRSITTLNIESNFITGKGILAIIRCLQFNETLTELRFHNQRHMLGHHAEMEISRLLKANNTLLKMGYHFELPGPRMVVTNLLSRNLDKQRQKRKEEHKQQHIKEEEETIMMLENGLGMGIPPELWAMLGRPLPNPKMETIPEEPSIPKLKSIKKRQITENPTQVLLNETVSPPPFQEVKLKRFQPKSTAQKLMEQTDKTSLRDMIQLKRTRPKTNTSESSVLSEKTNLKDVIKTLKPVPRSRPPPLVQLTPRDELLKDIRHSNVAYLKATPLPKDLE